In the genome of Vicia villosa cultivar HV-30 ecotype Madison, WI linkage group LG7, Vvil1.0, whole genome shotgun sequence, one region contains:
- the LOC131618797 gene encoding glycine-rich cell wall structural protein-like, which produces MGNLHKYVGVLAVIFVLVIGISDSRKIQKEEYVDNFGGGSGLGGGGGFGGGSGGGVGGGLGHGGGFGGGVGGGSGGGVGGGIGGGGGGGLGGGAGAGGGLGGGSGLGGGIGGGHGGGGGIGGGGGSGGGIGGGSGVGGGAGGGFGGGAGGGIGGGGGAGGGAGGGFGGGAGSGGGAGGGFGGGSGGGVGGGAGGGAGGGFGGGAGGGSGGGFGGGAGAGGGFGGGAGGGAGGGRV; this is translated from the coding sequence ATGGGAAATTTACACAAGTATGTTGGAGTTCTTGCTGTCATATTTGTGTTGGTGATAGGAATTTCTGATTCTCGtaaaatacaaaaagaagaaTATGTTGATAACTTTGGTGGTGGAAGTGGCTTAGGTGGTGGTGGAGGTTTTGGTGGCGGCAGTGGTGGAGGTGTTGGAGGAGGACTTGGACACGGTGGTGGATTTGGAGGTGGTGTTGGAGGTGGTAGTGGAGGAGGTGTTGGAGGAGGAattggaggtggtggtggtgggggACTAGGTGGAGGTGCAGGTGCAGGTGGAGGCTTAGGAGGTGGTAGTGGTTTAGGAGGAGGAATAGGAGGTGGacatggtggtggtggtggtataGGTGGAGGCGGAGGTTCTGGTGGAGGTATTGGAGGAGGATCTGGAGTAGGTGGAGGTGCTGGAGGTGGCTTTGGGGGTGGTGCAGGAGGTGGAATTGGTGGGGGTGGTGGAGCAGGTGGAGGTGCTGGTGGAGGTTTTGGAGGTGGTGCTGGATCTGGCGGAGGTGCGGGTGGGGGCTTTGGAGGTGGATCTGGTGGAGGTGTTGGAGGTGGAGCAGGCGGAGGTGCTGGAGGAGGCTTTGGAGGTGGAGCAGGCGGAGGTTCTGGTGGTGGCTTTGGAGGTGGTGCAGGCGCAGGCGGTGGTTTTGGAGGTGGCGCGGGTGGAGGAGCTGGTGGTGGTAgagtttaa